The genomic window CCCATGTCGCTCGATGGAGCCGGGCCACGAGAATCGGCGACGAACTGCGCGGTGAAGTCATCCACATCGACCGCTTCGGCAACGCCATAAGCAACATCGACGAAGGGATGCTGCGCGAGTTTGCCGCGAAAGGACGGGCACGGGCGCAGATCCGCGGGCAAAGCCTTCCCCTGGTGAGCACCTACGGGGACCTTGAACCCGGGGCCGCGATGGCCCTCATCGGGGGCGGCGGACATCTCGAAATCGCCGTCAACCGGGGCAGCGCCGCCGACAGATTTCGAATCGCCCCCGGTGAACCGCTCCGGGTCTTCCTCGATCAATAATGACATCTCCCCCCGAACGGTTGCAGGATGGCCTTCACCCGGCTCCTTCAGTATCGGATTGCCGGAACCCGTCCCGAATTGCCCACGCCCCACGCCCCTCCCTGCACCGCCCGCCGTTGCGACGGCGCGGAGATGCTTCGGATCGGCATTGAAAAGATGCGGGGCCTGCAGCGGAATCGGGAGGTCATCCTGTGATCACTGCAAAGAAAAGTCAGCTAAAGAGGAAAACCCGCTTGCTTGATTGGGCGGCATGAATTAGACTAGTTTCAAACTGGTTTATATGGAGGTGTTTTATGGAAACCGTCGGAGCCTATGAAGCCAAGACACACCTCACCCAACTCCTGAAGCGTGTCGCCAAGGGTGAGAAAATAACGATTACCAAACACGGCATACCTGTGGCGACCCTGCAACCCGCGGATTCCTCGAAAAAAATGCCCGTGCGCGAGATCATCGATCAATTGAAACGGTTTCGAAGCGGTCACCGTCTCGACGGGCTTTCCATCCGTGACATGATCGAGGAGGGAAGGCGCTGATGCCTGCGCGGTTTGTGATCGACAATTCCATCGTCATGTCGTGGTGCTTCGAGGACGAGGGAAACCGTTACGCGGAGGCCGTCCTCGAAAGCCTCGAATCCGCGGAGGCCATCGCGCCCGCCATTTGGCC from Syntrophobacter fumaroxidans MPOB includes these protein-coding regions:
- a CDS encoding type II toxin-antitoxin system Phd/YefM family antitoxin, with the protein product METVGAYEAKTHLTQLLKRVAKGEKITITKHGIPVATLQPADSSKKMPVREIIDQLKRFRSGHRLDGLSIRDMIEEGRR